A part of Bacillus rossius redtenbacheri isolate Brsri chromosome 1, Brsri_v3, whole genome shotgun sequence genomic DNA contains:
- the LOC134527336 gene encoding adult-specific cuticular protein ACP-20-like, whose product MAGTQVLVSAVAVVLAAMGGLATNHGLGGDGGHAHSSWHFSGPVAGPHKQVHVAAGLGGHGGHSGHGGHSGHGGHGDGGYIDYVAEPKYSFGYEVADHKTGDLHGQQEQRDGDSVKGSYHVKEPGGNVRTVQYLADKHGFHARVHNSGGNDHSGGHAGAGGHSGGHTGGHGHHGY is encoded by the exons ATGGCCGGCACCCAG GTTTTAGTCTCGGCGGTGGCGGTGGTGCTGGCCGCGATGGGTGGGTTAGCGACCAATCACGGCCTCGGAGGAGACGGCGGCCACGCCCACTCCAGCTGGCACTTCAGCGGTCCAGTGGCGGGTCCTCACAAGCAGGTGCACGTGGCGGCCGGTCTCGGAGGACACGGAGGACATTCAGGACACGGAGGACATTCAGGACATGGAGGACACGGAGACGGAGGATACATCGACTACGTG GCGGAGCCGAAGTACTCGTTCGGCTACGAGGTGGCGGACCACAAGACGGGCGACCTCCACGGCCAGCAGGAGCAGCGCGACGGAGACTCGGTGAAGGGCTCCTACCACGTGAAGGAGCCCGGCGGCAACGTGCGCACGGTGCAGTACCTGGCCGACAAGCACGGCTTCCACGCGCGCGTGCACAACAGCGGCGGCAACGACCACTCGGGCGGGCACGCGGGTGCGGGTGGCCACTCGGGCGGGCACACGGGTGGCCACGGTCACCATGGATACTAA